One window of the Sparus aurata chromosome 7, fSpaAur1.1, whole genome shotgun sequence genome contains the following:
- the LOC115584950 gene encoding galactose-specific lectin nattectin-like, with protein sequence MGSALPLIVLLCLAIGQLDGRSVPRFKLCPSPVNPGWARYGSRYFIVQPRRMTMADAELNCIRLGGNLASIRSYSEHAWIRGLIRRVLRSYRPTWIGMFDAIQERKWLWTDGSKVRYTRWARKQPDNYRGREDCTQINSGNYWNDRPCTDRVPSVCVRRR encoded by the exons ATGGGGTCGGCTCTTCCTCTCATTGTGCTCCTCTGTTTGGCCATCGGACAGCTGGAC GGGCGAAGTGTTCCTCGTTTTAAAC TCTGTCCTAGTCCTGTGAATCCTGGTTGGGCTCGGTATGGCTCGCGCTATTTCATCGTTCAGCCCAGAAGAATGACGATGGCTGATGCAGAG ctcaaCTGCATTCGTCTTGGTGGGAACCTGGCCTCAATCCGCAGCTACAGTGAACACGCCTGGATCAGGGGACTGATCAGAAGAGTCCTTCGCTCTTATAGGCCTACCTGGATTGGGATGTTTGATGCAATTCAG GAGCGGAAGTGGTTGTGGACAGATGGGTCAAAGGTCCGGTATACTCGCTGGGCTCGCAAGCAGCCTGACAACTACCGTGGAAGAGAAGACTGCACCCAAATCAACTCCG GGAACTACTGGAATGATAGACCATGTACCGATAGGGTTCCTTCCGTTTGTGTGAGGAGACGTTGa